A section of the Schistosoma haematobium chromosome ZW, whole genome shotgun sequence genome encodes:
- a CDS encoding hypothetical protein (EggNog:ENOG410XPYT~COG:S), whose product LEQNNWLLSLARPLSRLVAVNFAGLIYPSDHIPTRYLILQALGDKDPRVRAEACVAFEQFLDPNIIHDIVYGRVKLPSFVEFVNHDTQHSRKNPFVEVERLIPVVQFIRLCLLATHGGLTPAQEAGLTYETEEEVRYLINQTVRYFLSAGNLTTTVSQTPLSVSNTTSVSTTSTSTSISTGANVPVINPEQAKRSIDTYFRLIQVVIFTRSQHTKDSPDFPNYLEEVLVGNTKELITCNKQLFDRMNNVLLATPRGASCRHACASVYSVVVMETEAPAQALQTAKGMLATLPSPGSVIDGESSHAVQGMFMGAAYLLERLFTAYVVPFNSTGVTSKTNKQSSAEQTKKGKKEKQQNHRNLQTDIIRTIEELLSLMDGFLVKPSQLVDSLKINNTKNTLDNDGYCYVNSSVSQATVVALLEALVVIGRAGCLSHLPSGTLPIEGNNSTTSLLCSKASFVHRIVSYLPTVSEERFSSSLRYPRVSQAALRTLAAVCMGEGYQTTKDEASHSSESKATENSKPKCHPHTISILKIMVGTAEINDPSLHLAVGTALADCILGPISPYRFHWYERNYPLVIPAHSLNAAVTGPNARWLAEQLRSLLTPRPGQVQTRPVTIAATLWILNLVRRLGPLPKPLLSYQLLIDLLDQKDESVQCVVVATLGLIYDRSSEDERSELITSLTQAIGDDKKSSSPVYHELCNLAQQIGRPDLALSLIVLAIALPSTSRNTNASGNPQSGSCFSNIAFNLASSVTYSSLVRRLGRSLAPALPRLVPRVFVRRFDFARPKLRQAMENVWLGLVLYATNSATPFLSTNTSYPNISGSSSTITSPTNQNTQLSSSPVPNSLHSLVSEMIEAHFNAIVCEIKTQLGFNTLSFHSTQMGGNSPQSTTNVPNGSGTLSTNKIPSNTSQNSGTGTQNMRLRDACCLAISSLATHPSADKRLAGHLPALLSGLLNLCDESESSDMLENDNSGITTPAEEAAITVQKLVIRVLENPCSREAATGLLPGLLPVIIERAPWSLSAETASNKNGRQPSSELRRLALELLLAAARTARPSALRPALPQLVLSGLQAMSSIHPSVVANLMRQPIHHLHIYSQAAPNSLNSTSGLPSATNISLSVAPSNNPTQQSVLPSLNPASACKEVQMAEVLRLCVRLLDDICLSRLIVPFTELLKAGGGSSATIGSSSASGGSSGTGASGSASIATAACVFIIHLAAANTNALAVSPKTTTCIRCAASRSQLVTSGLDNSNSSPSHKTYNSPSGSSHSSPSSLYGLSPPTPPCGSAYEVSAHSLSSGAIDSPTLGNRSRTMLQSQKHNSVANGSSNVPDGTSYSNSCSGNQTNSVCCNSTGDGFASLAPHTGKLLAALLSALPGACRHPNSAGKVIQEEMARTLASLLRFAKETSVTKLFNRVRSWYLQPEQATAGSDGGVQGGSNISISHWACVRVLHAVAHHCPDLLYAHACITLPLIFLSKQVESEAENLISSRTSSAIFHSKNRNVDINSLCASHRETNTSVSPYIKESISTKLNSSDLDIYQQLWRECWEELISRIPSAPCSPQSVLFWPNAVTLGLKSILPLATGLANSFLRRPLLDHCTQLLYDALLESPNWSVHNQASFAILQLATRMLGQPFSTSPNTSVNKHSRCYGRIRTRTFHETSPATVINAGPVNTVQDSLKSGDKQCRDLNKCTSLEVNGNEVEIQEIFERKIFDLEENEIMNDNDDDGFSDDVEDEVDDILVENEESAVHAWLILVQLTATALNKCKPWPGKVYLLRAARLLGEFALEQQNIIEEPANQDVIHQMWCALLRETQSRRAEGIKSGYQAEAFLTLASFAEACGIDAIADNHPYSTVDGNPEENSSTESHSEFIDRLTKLFVLIIPQWLKRGKNATQNKNLENLKLNTKLNEFELEQAVRAVGIIWPLNATKEHLHRFAETIILLNNVMTQTGKHVQISCLASALTILAKLSPEQSAHIVDCAGKSVSRCFSELGLKEFIGKLKKSAENQKSQLLREHALRTVAGILRHPSFMNLCKDSIRQLLQSFSNDGVQALRDWASQLMTSL is encoded by the exons ATTTGATTAACCAAACTGTACGGTACTTTCTTTCTGCTGGAAACTTGACGACAACCGTATCTCAAACCCCTCTTTCAGTTAGCAACACAACATCTGTATCTACAACTTCAACGAGTACCTCTATTTCCACTGGTGCCAATGTTCCAGTTATCAATCCTGAACAAGCGAAACGCAGTATCGACACTTATTTTCGTCTTATTCAAGTGGTTATTTTCACGCGATCTCAACACACTAAAGatt CTCCAGATTTCCCAAACTATCTAGAAGAAGTTTTGGTTGGCAATACCAAAGAATTGATTACTTGTAATAAGCAACTTTTTGATCGTATGAAT AATGTATTGTTGGCAACCCCTAGAGGAGCAAGTTGTCGTCACGCTTGCGCTTCTGTCTACAGTGTAGTTGTTATGGAAACTGAAGCCCCCGCTCAGGCTTTGCAAACAGCAAAAGGTATGCTGGCTACACTTCCCAGCCCAGGTTCTGTTATTGATGGCGAATCGTCCCATGCAGTTCAGGGCATGTTCATGGGTGCAGCTTATCTTCTCGAACGGTTATTCACGGCTTATGTTGTACCATTTAATTCCACTGGTGTCACTTCTAAAACCAATAAACAGTCTTCAGCGGAACAaacaaaaaagggaaaaaaagaaaaacaacaaaatcatAGAAATCTCCAAACTGATATTATTCGAACTATAGAGGAACTGCTAAGTCTAATGG ATGGATTTTTGGTAAAGCCTAGTCAGCTTGTTGATAgtctaaaaataaataacacaaaAAATACTCTGGACAACGATGGATATTGCTATGTTAATTCTAGTGTATCACAAGCTACAGTGGTTGCATTACTCGAGGCACTTGTTGTTATTGGCAGAGCTGGTTGTTTATCGCATCTTCCATCCGGAACATTACCCATTGAAGGTAATAATTCGACCACCTCATTACTGTGTTCCAAAGCTTCATTTGTTCATCGAATTGTATCATATCTGCCAACCGTTAGTGAAGAACGTTTTTCATCGTCACTTAGATATCCAAGAGTTTCACAAGCTGCTCTTCGAACTTTGGCAGCCGTTTGCATGGGTGAAGGTTATCAAACCACAAAAGATGAAGCATCTCATTCTTCAGAATCTAAAGCAACCGAAAACTCAAAACCCAAATGTCATCCCCACACGATttctattttgaaaattatGGTGGGTACGGCTGAA ATTAACGACCCAAGCCTTCATTTAGCTGTAGGGACTGCCCTAGCTGACTGCATTCTTGGACCTATATCACCCTATCGATTTCATTGGTATGAAAGGAATTATCCTCTTGTCATTCCAGCACATAGTTTAAATGCTGCTGTTACCGGACCAAATGCTCGATGGTTGGCAGAACAACTTCGATCACTACTTACCCCCCGCCCAGGACAGGTCCAAACACGACCAGTGACAATCGCTGCAACTTTATGGATTCTTAACTTAGTTCGGCGTTTGGGTCCACTTCCAAAACCACTACTTTCTTACCAGTTGCTAATTGATCTTTTGGACCAAAAAGATG AGTCCGTTCAGTGCGTTGTTGTTGCAACTTTGGGCTTAATTTATGACAGAAGTTCAGAAGACGAACGTTCAGAGCTTATTACAAGTTTAACACAAGCAATCGGAGATGATaaaaa ATCCAGTTCCCCAGTTTATCATGAACTGTGCAACTTAGCTCAACAAATTGGACGCCCAGACTTGGCTTTATCATTAATTGTGTTAGCCATCGCTCTCCCATCGACGTCACGTAACACCAATGCTTCTGGGAATCCTCAATCCGGAAGTTGTTTTTCTAATATAGCATTCAACTTGGCATCAAGCGTCACTTATTCAAGTCTAGTACGACGACTCGGTAGATCTTTAGCTCCCGCTCTCCCACGCCTAGTACCTCGAGTATTTGTCCGTCGTTTTGATTTTGCTCGACCTAAACTTCGTCAGGCAATGGAGAATGTTTGGCTTGGTTTGGTTTTATATGCAACTAATTCGGCAACACCATTTCTATCAACTAACACTTCATATCCTAATATATCTGGTTCGTCATCAACAATAACAAGTCCAACCAATCAAAATACTCAGTTGTCTTCATCACCCGTACCGAATTCATTGCATTCTTTAGTTTCGGAAATG ATTGAAGCACATTTCAACGCGATCGTATGTGAGATCAAAACTCAACTGGGATTTAACACATTGAGCTTTCATTCAACACAAATGGGTGGCAATTCTCCTCAATCAACCACAAACGTTCCTAACGGTTCGGGAACATTATCAACAAATAAAATACCCTCAAACACTTCCCAAAACAGTGGTACGGGCACACAAAACATGCGTTTAAGAGATGCCTGTTGCTTGGCTATAAGTAGTTTAGCCACACATCCTTCAGCTGATAAGCGTCTTGCAGGGCATTTGCCCGCTCTATTGTCTGGACTCCTTAATCTATGTGATGAATCTGAATCAAGTGACATGCTTGAAAATGATAATTCAGGCATCACAACTCCCGCTGAAGAAGCTGCCATCACTGTACAGAAA CTTGTTATACGTGTTCTGGAAAATCCGTGCTCTCGTGAAGCAGCAACTGGACTGTTGCCTGGTTTACTTCCAGTGATTATTGAGCGTGCACCATGGTCACTAAGTGCAGAGACAGCTTCGAATAAGAATGGCCGTCAACCTTCTAGTGAGTTACGACGACTAGCACTTGAACTTCTTTTAGCAGCTGCTCGTACTGCACGTCCATCTGCACTACGTCCTGCTCTTCCACAGCTCGTATTATCCGGATTGCAAGCAATGTCTTCTATTCACCCGTCGGTTGTTGCTAATTTAATGCGACAGCCAATTCATCATCTACATATTTATTCACAGGCTGCTCCAAATTCATTGAATTCCACCTCAGGATTACCATCAGCAACGAACATTTCACTAAGTGTTGCTCCGTCTAATAACCCTACTCAACAATCTGTATTACCTTCATTAAACCCGGCTTCAGCTTGCAAGGAAGTTCAAATGGCAGAAGTTCTGAGATTA TGTGTTCGGCTGCTTGATGATATTTGTCTATCACGCCTCATTGTACCATTCACTGAACTCTTAAAGGCTGGTGGTGGATCTTCTGCAACTATAGGTTCTAGCAGCGCTAGTGGAGGTAGTAGCGGAACTGGAGCTAGTGGTTCAGCTTCTATTGCGACTGCTGCTTGTGTTTTCATAATTCATCTAGCTGCAGCAAATACAAACGCTTTGGCTGTCTCTCCTAAAACAACTACGTGCATAAGGTGTGCAGCTTCTAGATCGCAACTTGTAACTAGTGGTCTAG ataattcAAACAGTTCTCCTAGTCATAAAACATATAATTCACCATCTGGATCATCACACTCATCACCTTCTTCCTTGTATGGATTGTCTCCCCCAACTCCTCCTTGCGGTTCTGCTTATGAGGTTAGCGCACACTCTTTAAGCTCTGGGGCAATTGACTCACCAACCCTTGGGAATCGATCTCGTACAATGCTTCAGAGTCAAAAACACAATTCAGTTGCTAACGGGTCATCCAATGTGCCTGATGGTACTAGTTATTCTAATTCGTGTTCTGGTAATCAAACAAACTCTGTTTGTTGCAACTCTACTGGTGATGGTTTCGCCTCCCTTGCTCCTCATACGGGAAAGCTTCTGGCGGCACTCTTATCTGCGCTTCCTGGTGCTTGTCGCCATCCAAACTCAGCTGGGAAAGTTATTCAAGAGGAAATGGCTAGAACTTTAGCCAGTCTTTTGCGGTTTGCCAAA GAGACTAGTGTTACAAAACTGTTCAACCGTGTACGTTCGTGGTACTTACAACCAGAACAAGCTACAGCCGGTTCAGATGGTGGTGTACAGGGTGGTAGTAACATTTCAATAAGCCATTGGGCATGTGTTCGTGTGCTACATGCTGTTGCTCATCATTGTCCTGATCTCCTATATGCTCATGCTTGTATTACTTTACCACTGATTTTCTTAAGCAAACAG GTTGAAAGTGAGGCTGAAAATTTAATTTCTTCCAGAACAAGTAGTGCTATCTTTCACTCGAAAAATCGTAATGTTGATATCAATTCTCTTTGTGCTTCTCATCGCGAAACAAATACAAGTGTTTCTCCATATATTAAAGAAAGCATATCAACGAAATTGAATTCCAGTGATTTAGACATTTACCAACAGTTGTGGCGAGAGTGCTGGGAAGAGTTGATTTCTCGCATTCCCTCGGCTCCATGTTCACCTCAGTCTGTTTTGTTTTGGCCTAATGCAGTAACATTGGGTTTGAAATCTATTCTTCCATTGGCTACAGGTTTAGCAAATAGTTTCTTACGACGACCTCTTTTGGATCATTGTACACAACTGTTATATGACGCTCTTCTTGAGTCTCCTAACTGGTCAGTACATAATCAGGCTTCATTTGCTATACTTCAACTAGCTACTCGAATGCTTGGTCAACCATTTTCCACTTCTCCCAATACAAGCGTTAACAAACACAGTAGATGTTATGGTCGCATCCGAACAAGAACTTTTCACGAAACTTCTCCAGCTACTGTCATAAATGCAGGTCCAGTCAATACTGTCCAAGATTCACTTAAATCTGGAGATAAGCAATGTCGGGATCTGAATAAATGCACTTCGTTAGAAGTTAATGGTAACGAGGTTGAAATTCAAGAAATTTTCGAACGAAAGATCTTTGATTTAGAGGaaaatgagatcatgaatgacAATGATGACGATGGGTTTTCAGACGATGTTGAAGATGAAGTTGATGATATTTTGGTCGAAAATGAAGAATCTGCAGTTCATGCTTGGCTCATTTTAGTTCAGTTAACTGCCACTGCTCTCAATAAATGTAAACCGTGGCCTGGAAAG GTTTACCTGCTCCGAGCAGCAAGATTATTAGGCGAATTTGCTCTAGAGCAACAGAACATTATCGAAGAACCAGCGAATCAAGACGTTATTCATCAA ATGTGGTGCGCTCTTTTGCGCGAAACTCAATCAAGACGAGCTGAAGGTATCAAAAGTGGTTACCAGGCTGAAGCTTTCCTGACACTTGCATCGTTCGCTGAAGCATGTGGTATTGATGCGATCGCGGATAATCATCCCTACTCAACTGTTGATGGCAATCCCGAAGAAAATTCTTCAACGGAATCGCATAGTGAATTTATCGATCGTCTCACCAAGTTATTTGTGTTGATTATTCCACAGTGGTTAAAACGTGGGAAAAATGCtacacaaaataaaaatttagaa aatttgaaaCTTAACACCAAACTCAATGAGTTCGAACTCGAACAGGCTGTCAGAGCTGTCGGGATTATATGGCCGCTTAACGCTACGAAAGAACATT TGCATCGTTTCGCTGAAACAATAATCCTATTGAACAATGTTATGACCCAAACTGGGAAACATGTTCAAATCTCTTGCTTGGCAAGTGCATTAACAATACTTGCGAA GCTGAGTCCAGAACAAAGTGCGCATATAGTCGATTGTGCCGGCAAATCAGTATCAAGGTGTTTCTCAGAGTTAGGATTAAAAGAGTTCATTGGCAAACTAAAAAAATCAGCCGAAAACCAAAAATCCCAGTTACTCAGAGAACATGCTCTGAGGACAGTCGCAGGAATTCTAAGACATCCAA GTTTCATGAACCTTTGCAAGGATTCAATTCGTCAGCTCTTACAATCATTTTCGAATGATGGCGTTCAAGCTTTGCGTGATTGGGCTTCTCAACTCATGACCTCACTTTGA
- the EMC4_1 gene encoding ER membrane protein complex subunit 4, variant 3 (EggNog:ENOG410VFCA~COG:O~BUSCO:EOG091G0UKP), giving the protein MMMSHVVCFTQNKICSSKRSTWQKVQILLLFIRQAVNHQISSTIRLFKQVLAMTPCISFNESSVFSFLSKKWAFDFSSKTRITAPNQINTPELKHPPGYVDRSFPATAVRDSDPHLMRQRSWNIALGPFRQVPMNLFIMWISGSSISIFPLMSVIMLFLRPLQALLSAQATFNLIEGSQATIQCFVYVLGNLVILALAMYKCHTMGLLPTYASDWLSFIEPRQAAEWSVGGFVV; this is encoded by the exons ATGATGATGTCGCACGTAGTGTGCTTTACTCAAAATAAGATTTGCAGCTCAAAGCGCTCAACTTGGCAAAAG gTACAAATACTTTTACTGTTCATACGTCAGGCCGTTAATCACCA AATATCATCAACTATCCGCCTGTTTAAACAAGTGTTGGCAATGACACCGTGTATTTCGTTTAATGAAAGCAGCGTTTTCAGCTTTCTGTCTAAAAAATGGGCTTTCGATTTCAGCTCGaa AACACGTATTACTGCTCCAAACCAAATCAATACTCCCGAACTGAAGCATCCCCCAGGATATGTTGATCGTTCTTTCCCAGCCACTGCCGTCCGTGACTCGGACCCACATCTGATGCGTCAGCGAAGTTGGAACATTGCATTGGGACCGTTCCGGCAAGTTCCAATGAATCTGTTCATCATGTGGATTTCAGGCAGTTCAATATCGATATTTCCCCTGATGTCTGTAATTATGTTATTTTTACGCCCATTACAAGCTCTTTTGTCTGCACAAGCTA CATTTAACCTTATCGAGGGAAGTCAAGCTACAATACAATGCTTTGTGTATGTACTTGGCAACCTAGTTATACTAGCACTAGCCATGTACAAGTGCCACACTATGGGTTTACTACCGACTTACGCATCTGATTGGCTTTCATTTATAGAACCACGTCAA gCAGCTGAGTGGTCGGTTGGAGGTTTTGTCGTTTGA
- the EMC4_1 gene encoding ER membrane protein complex subunit 4, variant 2 (EggNog:ENOG410VFCA~COG:O), which produces MTPCISFNESSVFSFLSKKWAFDFSSKTRITAPNQINTPELKHPPGYVDRSFPATAVRDSDPHLMRQRSWNIALGPFRQVPMNLFIMWISGSSISIFPLMSVIMLFLRPLQALLSAQAT; this is translated from the exons ATGACACCGTGTATTTCGTTTAATGAAAGCAGCGTTTTCAGCTTTCTGTCTAAAAAATGGGCTTTCGATTTCAGCTCGaa AACACGTATTACTGCTCCAAACCAAATCAATACTCCCGAACTGAAGCATCCCCCAGGATATGTTGATCGTTCTTTCCCAGCCACTGCCGTCCGTGACTCGGACCCACATCTGATGCGTCAGCGAAGTTGGAACATTGCATTGGGACCGTTCCGGCAAGTTCCAATGAATCTGTTCATCATGTGGATTTCAGGCAGTTCAATATCGATATTTCCCCTGATGTCTGTAATTATGTTATTTTTACGCCCATTACAAGCTCTTTTGTCTGCACAAGCTA CATGA
- the EMC4_1 gene encoding ER membrane protein complex subunit 4 (EggNog:ENOG410VFCA~COG:O~BUSCO:EOG091G0UKP), giving the protein MTPCISFNESSVFSFLSKKWAFDFSSKTRITAPNQINTPELKHPPGYVDRSFPATAVRDSDPHLMRQRSWNIALGPFRQVPMNLFIMWISGSSISIFPLMSVIMLFLRPLQALLSAQATFNLIEGSQATIQCFVYVLGNLVILALAMYKCHTMGLLPTYASDWLSFIEPRQAAEWSVGGFVV; this is encoded by the exons ATGACACCGTGTATTTCGTTTAATGAAAGCAGCGTTTTCAGCTTTCTGTCTAAAAAATGGGCTTTCGATTTCAGCTCGaa AACACGTATTACTGCTCCAAACCAAATCAATACTCCCGAACTGAAGCATCCCCCAGGATATGTTGATCGTTCTTTCCCAGCCACTGCCGTCCGTGACTCGGACCCACATCTGATGCGTCAGCGAAGTTGGAACATTGCATTGGGACCGTTCCGGCAAGTTCCAATGAATCTGTTCATCATGTGGATTTCAGGCAGTTCAATATCGATATTTCCCCTGATGTCTGTAATTATGTTATTTTTACGCCCATTACAAGCTCTTTTGTCTGCACAAGCTA CATTTAACCTTATCGAGGGAAGTCAAGCTACAATACAATGCTTTGTGTATGTACTTGGCAACCTAGTTATACTAGCACTAGCCATGTACAAGTGCCACACTATGGGTTTACTACCGACTTACGCATCTGATTGGCTTTCATTTATAGAACCACGTCAA gCAGCTGAGTGGTCGGTTGGAGGTTTTGTCGTTTGA